A region of Nostoc flagelliforme CCNUN1 DNA encodes the following proteins:
- a CDS encoding phycobiliprotein lyase, giving the protein MPFVPPMTMMEFFRKSEGVWFTQRTVHHFDTVADQSGESKLYVGAIALDDPRIKAICQPQGIDPASAKGGASFMWQEHDDDQEPNPDRVAVLIDVPDDETGRSGKLLRNQGYVEKIPVVSRYWFGQDGILTIDTEYETNQGQERCWFMTDDFRVRVSTVRMMNGVYLMTYCSERRYLTEANLAQMVQHNLSRASV; this is encoded by the coding sequence ATGCCTTTTGTACCACCAATGACCATGATGGAGTTTTTCCGTAAGAGTGAAGGGGTCTGGTTTACCCAGCGCACGGTGCATCACTTTGATACGGTGGCGGATCAGTCTGGAGAATCAAAGCTTTATGTAGGCGCGATCGCACTTGATGACCCACGGATAAAAGCAATCTGCCAGCCGCAAGGTATCGATCCAGCTAGTGCTAAGGGAGGTGCTAGCTTTATGTGGCAAGAACATGACGACGATCAAGAACCCAATCCGGATCGTGTCGCTGTCTTAATTGATGTACCAGATGATGAAACAGGGCGATCGGGAAAATTGCTTCGGAACCAAGGCTATGTGGAAAAAATTCCGGTAGTTAGCCGTTACTGGTTTGGACAAGATGGCATTTTAACCATCGATACCGAATATGAAACTAACCAAGGTCAGGAACGCTGCTGGTTCATGACCGATGATTTTCGGGTGCGTGTCAGCACAGTGCGGATGATGAATGGAGTGTATTTGATGACCTATTGTTCTGAACGACGCTATTTAACTGAGGCGAATTTAGCACAAATGGTACAACACAATTTATCTAGAGCATCCGTTTGA